The Halorussus gelatinilyticus genome contains the following window.
ACGTCGAACGGCCCGCCGAAGCGGTCGGTGATGTCCTCGACCGTGCCCTTCGACTTGCTCGCGTCGCCCGCCAGAATCGCGCGGTCGGCCCCCAGTGCCCGCGCGGTCAGGCCGACGTGAGTCGTCATGCGTTCGTCGCGGCCCGGCCGGTGGCCGAGTCGGAGGACCGCCACTTCGGGTTCGCCTTCCATGTCGAGGCGTCGGTGGTCGGCGGGTTAGGGGGTTTCGGAACGCGGCGGCGAGTCGGCGGGGCGGAACTGCGGACCGGAGGCTTCACTCCGGAGCGTACCGCAGTCCGAACTCAGATTCGAGCAGGCCGTACCACTCCTCCTCGCCGACTTCGCGTTCGGAATGCTCGCCCCGGTCCGACCGCGTCAGTTTCTCCGGTGAGAGTTTGCGGTGGCCGCGCTCGGTCGCTATCGAGACGGTCGGGTCGCCCGTGAACGACGACTCGGGCGCGGTGGCGAGGTGGTCGCAGGTCGCCTCGAAGTAACTGAGTTTGCGAGGCGTCGCGTCGAAGACGTACCGGTCGCGCCACCCCTCGTCGCCCGGCGTTCGGTACTGGGTCAGATACTCGGCGTCCGGGCGCTCGCTCTCGACCACGCGCCACGCGACGCCCGCCGAGTCCTCCCGGACGCTCCCGTCGAGCGGGAGCGGTCGGCGCATCGTCGGCACGCCGCACCCCACGTCGACGACGTAGGTGCGGTCGAGCGACGCGAGGTGCGCGTGGTGGTTCGCCGGCGGCCTCGGGTCGCCGTCGTCGCTCAGCATCCGTGCGGCGATGCGGTCCGCGTCGAAGCCGAGTTCGGCGAGCAACCACCCGAACAGGCCGTTCAACTCGAAGCAGAATCC
Protein-coding sequences here:
- a CDS encoding arylamine N-acetyltransferase family protein translates to MSNSDTATAPNPDDYLERIGLDPASVRASDAANRETLAALQRAHVATVPFETLAVTGDPFGPRDGEGVTLTLPHLYKKVVARERGGFCFELNGLFGWLLAELGFDADRIAARMLSDDGDPRPPANHHAHLASLDRTYVVDVGCGVPTMRRPLPLDGSVREDSAGVAWRVVESERPDAEYLTQYRTPGDEGWRDRYVFDATPRKLSYFEATCDHLATAPESSFTGDPTVSIATERGHRKLSPEKLTRSDRGEHSEREVGEEEWYGLLESEFGLRYAPE